A single region of the Solwaraspora sp. WMMD406 genome encodes:
- a CDS encoding GNAT family N-acetyltransferase, translated as MALGYVRPARTGDAAEIARIQLSTWRTAYRRLLPRQVLDQLDEAWLAERWNAAVTSPPSDRHRVLVAVEQAEQSYLVGFIASGPPDEQALAPDESQAAWGDRVAAVTDLLVEPRWGRRGHGSRLLAAAVDLWRTDGFDTAVAWAYEGDPATRKFLGSAGWEPDGATRALDVSDLLVEQLRLHVAIPPAD; from the coding sequence ATGGCGCTCGGATATGTCCGTCCTGCCCGTACGGGCGACGCTGCGGAGATCGCCCGCATCCAGCTCAGCACCTGGCGGACCGCCTACCGGCGGCTGCTGCCCCGGCAGGTGCTGGATCAGCTGGACGAGGCGTGGCTGGCCGAGCGGTGGAACGCCGCCGTCACCAGCCCGCCATCGGACCGGCACCGGGTGCTGGTCGCCGTCGAGCAGGCCGAACAATCGTATCTGGTCGGCTTCATCGCCTCCGGTCCACCCGACGAACAGGCGCTCGCTCCGGACGAGAGCCAGGCCGCCTGGGGCGATCGGGTCGCCGCGGTGACCGACCTGCTGGTCGAGCCGCGCTGGGGTCGCCGGGGCCACGGCAGCCGGCTGCTCGCCGCCGCCGTCGACCTGTGGCGCACCGACGGCTTCGACACCGCCGTGGCCTGGGCCTACGAGGGCGACCCGGCGACCCGGAAGTTCCTCGGCTCGGCGGGGTGGGAGCCCGACGGCGCGACCCGCGCGCTGGATGTGTCCGACCTGCTCGTCGAACAGCTACGGCTGCACGTCGCGATCCCGCCCGCCGACTGA
- a CDS encoding pitrilysin family protein: protein MARTDRAADRAPARPVTRTLTADPLGGAVRRTVLPNGLRVITEAIPGVRSVSFGVWVGVGSRDETPARSGASHFLEHLLFKGTRRRTAWEISSAIEAVGGETNAFTAKEYTCYYARVLDDDLPMAIDVMCDLVANSVIDPADVETERGVILEEIAMHDDEPDDEVHDLLASAVFGPHPLGRLISGTEATISALTRRQIHDFYRRRYTPGSMVIAAAGNLDHRRVVRQISQALRGSPLDPDTPGRPAPVRPDTPAVRPRPPKVVLRHKETEQAHLVVGGAGISRRDDRRFALGVLNNVLGGGMSSRLFQEIRERRGLAYSVYSYASQYADGGAFAVYAGCAPGKVDEVLELVRSELAAIARDGVTADELARGKGMSRGGYVLGLEDTGSRMGRLAKGELLHGGQLTVDQLLARVAAVTRAEVDAVAADLLTRPMSLAVIGPVESAALTVRRPVGPIVRQPVG from the coding sequence GTGGCACGGACCGATCGGGCGGCCGACCGGGCTCCGGCCCGGCCGGTCACCCGGACACTCACCGCTGACCCGTTGGGCGGCGCGGTACGCCGTACCGTGCTGCCCAACGGGCTGCGGGTGATCACCGAAGCGATTCCCGGAGTGCGCAGCGTCTCCTTCGGAGTGTGGGTCGGCGTCGGCTCCCGCGACGAGACCCCGGCCCGCTCCGGTGCGTCGCATTTCCTGGAACACCTGCTGTTCAAGGGCACCCGGCGGCGTACCGCCTGGGAGATCTCCTCGGCGATCGAGGCGGTCGGCGGCGAGACCAACGCCTTCACCGCCAAGGAGTACACCTGCTACTACGCCCGGGTGCTCGACGACGACCTGCCGATGGCCATCGACGTGATGTGCGACCTGGTGGCGAACTCGGTGATCGACCCGGCCGACGTGGAAACCGAGCGCGGCGTGATCCTCGAAGAGATCGCGATGCACGACGACGAGCCGGACGACGAGGTGCACGACCTGCTCGCCTCGGCCGTGTTCGGGCCGCATCCGCTCGGCCGGTTGATCTCCGGCACCGAGGCCACGATCTCCGCGCTCACCCGCCGGCAGATTCACGACTTCTACCGGCGCCGCTACACGCCGGGGTCGATGGTGATCGCCGCCGCCGGCAACCTGGACCATCGTCGGGTGGTGCGGCAGATCAGCCAGGCGCTGCGGGGCAGCCCTTTGGACCCCGACACCCCCGGACGTCCGGCGCCGGTGCGCCCGGACACCCCGGCGGTGCGGCCCCGGCCGCCGAAGGTCGTCCTGCGACACAAGGAGACCGAACAGGCCCACCTGGTGGTGGGCGGGGCGGGAATCAGCCGGCGCGACGACCGCCGGTTCGCTCTCGGGGTGCTCAACAACGTGCTCGGCGGCGGCATGTCCAGCCGGCTGTTCCAGGAGATCCGGGAGCGGCGAGGGCTGGCCTACTCGGTCTACTCCTACGCCAGCCAGTACGCCGACGGTGGGGCGTTCGCCGTCTACGCCGGATGCGCCCCGGGCAAGGTCGACGAGGTGCTGGAACTGGTCCGGTCCGAGCTGGCCGCGATCGCCCGCGACGGCGTCACCGCCGACGAGCTGGCCCGGGGCAAGGGGATGAGTCGCGGGGGGTACGTGTTGGGCTTGGAGGACACCGGATCGCGGATGGGACGGCTGGCCAAGGGTGAACTGCTCCACGGTGGTCAGTTGACCGTCGACCAGTTGCTGGCCCGGGTGGCGGCGGTCACCCGTGCGGAGGTCGACGCCGTCGCGGCCGACCTGCTCACCCGGCCGATGTCGCTGGCGGTGATCGGGCCGGTGGAGTCCGCCGCGCTGACCGTCCGACGACCGGTGGGACCTATCGTCCGACAGCCGGTGGGATAG
- a CDS encoding glycosyltransferase 87 family protein → MTGQRTDKGAGMPQRAAGRTGRQVAVLVGLAVVVAGFLAVAAERHGFFDLKVYYGAMWHWVRADGELYDHMKPFSQYGFTYPPFAALTMAPMAFLPWHGAIVVSVTLAVLTSALVLWWLVDPVARREGWTRWFAFGVAACLVAAYEPMRETVNFGQVNTVLLVLVAADLLWLVAARSPVPARWKRFAGVGVGLATAIKLTPGIFIVYLLVTRRFRAAVTAAATAAVATLFAAAVAPDASREFWTQALWNTDRVGSLDFVSNQSLRGVVARLDPLHPSTVAWLLLVLAVLAWWAWRARAAVATGDETTGLALTAVVGCLVSPVTWVHHLVWLIPGLILLVDSGLAAASGSRRRRLLLGFATVGYLVLISRLVWLWRNSDASGPLGFLGANAYVWVSLALLLALPVRRLPGAGRWPLAARSARLGSAGLGDEPATVEPGLVPQLGEVDRSLSR, encoded by the coding sequence ATGACTGGTCAGCGTACGGACAAGGGGGCGGGCATGCCGCAGCGGGCCGCCGGGCGTACCGGCCGGCAGGTGGCCGTCCTGGTCGGCTTGGCGGTGGTCGTCGCCGGGTTCCTCGCCGTCGCCGCCGAACGGCACGGCTTCTTCGACCTCAAGGTCTACTACGGCGCGATGTGGCACTGGGTGCGGGCCGACGGCGAACTCTACGATCACATGAAGCCGTTCAGCCAGTACGGCTTCACCTATCCGCCGTTCGCGGCGCTGACCATGGCGCCGATGGCGTTTCTGCCCTGGCACGGCGCGATTGTGGTGAGCGTGACGCTCGCCGTGCTCACCAGTGCGCTGGTCCTGTGGTGGCTGGTCGATCCGGTCGCCCGCCGGGAAGGCTGGACCCGCTGGTTCGCCTTCGGGGTTGCCGCCTGCCTGGTCGCCGCGTACGAGCCGATGCGCGAGACGGTCAACTTCGGCCAGGTCAACACCGTGCTGCTGGTCTTGGTGGCGGCGGACCTGTTGTGGCTGGTCGCGGCCCGGTCGCCGGTGCCGGCGCGGTGGAAGCGGTTCGCCGGGGTCGGCGTCGGCCTGGCCACGGCGATCAAACTGACCCCGGGCATCTTCATCGTCTATCTGCTGGTCACCCGACGCTTCCGGGCGGCGGTCACCGCCGCCGCCACGGCTGCCGTGGCGACCCTGTTCGCCGCCGCGGTCGCGCCGGACGCGTCGCGGGAGTTCTGGACCCAGGCGTTGTGGAACACCGACCGGGTGGGTTCGCTGGACTTCGTCTCCAACCAGTCGCTGCGCGGCGTCGTGGCCCGGCTGGATCCGCTGCACCCCAGCACGGTGGCCTGGCTTCTCCTGGTGCTCGCCGTTCTCGCCTGGTGGGCGTGGCGGGCCAGGGCCGCCGTGGCCACCGGGGACGAGACCACCGGGTTGGCGCTGACCGCCGTGGTGGGCTGTCTGGTCAGCCCGGTGACCTGGGTACACCACCTGGTCTGGCTGATTCCCGGGCTGATCCTGCTGGTCGACAGCGGGCTGGCCGCCGCGTCGGGTAGCCGCCGGCGACGGTTGCTGCTCGGCTTCGCCACGGTCGGTTACCTGGTGCTGATCAGCCGACTGGTCTGGCTGTGGCGTAACTCCGACGCCAGCGGCCCGCTGGGGTTCCTGGGCGCCAACGCGTACGTCTGGGTGAGCCTCGCGCTGCTTCTCGCGCTACCGGTCCGGCGGCTGCCCGGCGCGGGCCGGTGGCCGCTGGCCGCGCGGTCGGCCCGGCTCGGCTCAGCCGGGCTCGGCGACGAGCCGGCCACCGTCGAGCCGGGCCTGGTACCGCAACTCGGTGAGGTCGACCGGAGCCTGTCCCGCTAG
- the dapB gene encoding 4-hydroxy-tetrahydrodipicolinate reductase: MSEDQAKTGQTSGRSADEPIKVGVFGARGRMGVEVCRAVDAADDLELVAAVDQGDGRSAVSAAGAEVVVDFTTPDVVMDNLRWCVDQGVNAVVGTSGFTEQRLDQVRTWLADRPAVGAVVAPNFGIGAVLMMQFAARAARYFESVEIIEQHHPHKVDAPSGTATHTARVVAAARKAAGLAAMPDATTGEVPGARGADLDGVRVHSVRAAGLVAHQEVLFGTLGETLTLRHDSYDRVSFMPGVLLAVRAVTRRPGLTVGLDALLD; this comes from the coding sequence GTGAGTGAGGATCAGGCGAAAACGGGGCAGACGTCGGGCCGGTCGGCAGACGAACCGATCAAGGTCGGGGTCTTCGGCGCTCGTGGCCGGATGGGGGTGGAGGTCTGTCGGGCGGTTGACGCCGCCGACGACCTCGAACTGGTCGCGGCGGTCGACCAGGGCGACGGGCGGTCCGCCGTCTCGGCCGCCGGCGCGGAGGTGGTCGTCGACTTCACCACCCCGGACGTGGTGATGGACAACCTACGGTGGTGCGTGGACCAGGGCGTCAACGCGGTGGTCGGCACTAGCGGCTTCACCGAACAGCGGCTGGACCAGGTGCGGACCTGGCTGGCCGACCGGCCGGCGGTCGGCGCGGTGGTCGCGCCGAACTTCGGCATCGGCGCGGTGCTGATGATGCAGTTCGCCGCCCGCGCGGCCCGGTACTTCGAGTCGGTCGAGATCATCGAGCAGCACCACCCGCACAAGGTGGACGCGCCCAGCGGCACCGCCACCCATACGGCGCGCGTCGTCGCCGCCGCCCGCAAGGCCGCCGGCCTTGCCGCCATGCCGGACGCGACCACCGGCGAGGTGCCGGGTGCGCGCGGTGCCGACCTCGACGGGGTACGGGTGCACTCGGTGCGTGCCGCCGGACTGGTGGCCCACCAGGAGGTGCTCTTCGGCACGCTCGGGGAGACGCTGACCCTGCGGCACGACTCGTACGACCGGGTCTCGTTCATGCCGGGTGTGCTGCTGGCTGTCCGCGCGGTGACCCGGCGGCCGGGTCTGACCGTCGGCCTGGACGCGTTGCTCGACTGA
- the rpsO gene encoding 30S ribosomal protein S15, translating to MALDQEAKRKIREEYATAEADTGSPEVQVAVLTKRIADLTGHLKVHKHDHHSRRGLLLLVGRRRRLLNYMQKKDINRYRSLIERLGLRR from the coding sequence ATGGCGCTCGATCAGGAAGCCAAGCGCAAGATCCGCGAGGAGTACGCGACCGCCGAGGCGGACACGGGTTCACCCGAGGTCCAGGTGGCCGTGCTCACCAAGCGGATCGCCGACCTCACCGGCCACCTCAAGGTCCACAAGCACGACCACCACAGCCGTCGTGGTCTGCTCCTGCTGGTCGGCCGGCGACGCCGGTTGCTCAACTACATGCAGAAGAAGGACATCAACCGCTACCGGTCGCTGATCGAGCGACTCGGCCTGCGGCGGTGA
- a CDS encoding polyribonucleotide nucleotidyltransferase — MTDQNTLGAERSTAVIANGSFGTREVTFATGRLARQAAGSVIAQLGDTVVLSATTASKQPREHFDFFPLTVDVEERMYAAGRIPGSFFRREGRPSEEAILTCRLTDRPLRPSFAKGLRNEVQVVATVLALDPAHPYDVIAINAASMSTKLSGLPFSGPIGATRIAHVDGEWVAFPTLEELARATFDMVVAGRTLPDGDVAIMMVEAEATPHAVGLIAAGATAPTEEVVASGLEAAKPTIRELCRAQSELAAVAAKPVADFPVFLDYGDDVYDAVAAAGRDEVAEALKIASKAEREDALDRIKDKVAGQLVEQFDGREKEISAAFRSLTKAEVRARVLREQVRIDGRGPRDIRPLIAEIGVLPRVHGSALFERGETQILGVSTLNMLRLEQTLDTLSPEKSKRYMHNYNFPPYSTGETGRVGSPKRREIGHGALAERALVPVLPSREEFPYAIRQVSEALGSNGSTSMGSVCASTLSLLSAGVPLKAPVAGIAMGLISDTVDGQTRYVTLTDILGAEDAFGDMDFKVAGTPEFVTALQLDTKLDGIPSDVLAGALQQAREARMTILDVMRQAIEAPAAMSEHAPRVTTVKIPVDKIGMVIGPKGQTINAIQDETGADISIEDDGTIYVGATNGPAAEAAVERINAIANPTLPKIGDKFLGTVVKTAAFGAFVSLLPGRDGLLHISKVGDGKRVERVEDYLNVGDKVEVQIADIDARGKIYLDKVRPEGAEPPAAVDGDGAGERPASRDRADRGPRDRGDRERGERGPSRGDGDGGGEQRRRRNRHS; from the coding sequence ATGACCGACCAGAACACTCTCGGCGCCGAGCGCAGCACCGCAGTGATCGCCAACGGGTCCTTCGGCACCCGTGAGGTCACCTTCGCCACCGGGCGGCTGGCCCGCCAGGCCGCCGGCTCGGTCATCGCCCAACTGGGCGACACCGTGGTGCTCTCCGCCACCACGGCGAGCAAGCAACCCCGGGAACACTTCGACTTCTTCCCGCTCACCGTCGACGTCGAGGAGCGGATGTACGCCGCCGGGCGGATTCCCGGCTCGTTCTTCCGTCGCGAGGGCCGCCCCAGCGAAGAGGCGATCCTGACCTGCCGGCTGACCGACCGTCCGTTGCGTCCGTCGTTCGCCAAGGGCCTGCGTAACGAGGTGCAGGTGGTGGCCACCGTCCTGGCCCTGGACCCGGCTCACCCGTACGACGTGATCGCGATCAACGCGGCCTCGATGTCGACCAAGCTGTCCGGCCTGCCGTTCTCCGGCCCGATCGGGGCCACCCGGATCGCCCACGTCGACGGCGAGTGGGTCGCCTTCCCGACCCTGGAGGAGCTGGCCCGGGCCACCTTCGACATGGTGGTCGCCGGCCGTACCCTGCCCGACGGCGACGTCGCGATCATGATGGTCGAGGCCGAGGCCACTCCGCACGCGGTCGGTCTGATCGCGGCCGGCGCGACCGCCCCGACCGAGGAGGTCGTGGCGAGCGGACTGGAAGCCGCCAAGCCGACCATCCGCGAGCTGTGCCGGGCACAGAGCGAACTGGCGGCGGTGGCCGCCAAGCCGGTCGCCGACTTCCCGGTCTTCCTCGACTACGGCGACGACGTCTACGACGCGGTCGCCGCGGCGGGCCGTGACGAGGTCGCCGAGGCGCTCAAGATCGCTTCCAAGGCGGAGCGGGAGGACGCCCTCGACCGGATCAAGGACAAGGTCGCCGGCCAACTCGTCGAGCAGTTCGACGGCCGCGAGAAGGAGATTTCCGCCGCGTTCCGCTCGCTGACCAAGGCCGAGGTCCGGGCCCGGGTGCTCCGCGAACAGGTCCGCATCGACGGTCGCGGGCCGCGCGACATCCGGCCGCTGATCGCCGAGATCGGCGTCCTGCCCCGGGTGCACGGCTCGGCGTTGTTCGAGCGGGGCGAGACCCAGATCCTGGGGGTCAGCACGCTCAACATGCTCCGGCTGGAACAGACCCTGGACACCCTGTCGCCGGAGAAGTCCAAGCGCTACATGCACAACTACAACTTCCCGCCGTACTCCACCGGTGAGACCGGCCGGGTCGGCTCGCCCAAGCGGCGCGAGATCGGCCACGGCGCGCTGGCCGAGCGGGCCCTGGTGCCGGTGCTGCCGTCGCGGGAGGAATTCCCGTACGCGATCCGTCAGGTCTCCGAGGCGCTCGGCTCCAACGGTTCGACGAGCATGGGTTCGGTCTGCGCGTCGACCCTGTCGCTGCTGTCCGCCGGCGTCCCGCTGAAAGCCCCGGTGGCCGGCATCGCCATGGGGCTGATCTCCGACACGGTCGACGGGCAGACCCGCTACGTCACGTTGACCGACATTCTCGGCGCCGAGGACGCCTTCGGCGACATGGACTTCAAGGTCGCCGGTACGCCGGAGTTCGTCACCGCCCTGCAGTTGGACACCAAGCTCGACGGAATCCCGTCGGACGTGCTGGCGGGCGCCCTGCAGCAGGCCCGCGAGGCCCGGATGACCATCCTGGACGTGATGCGGCAGGCGATCGAGGCACCGGCCGCCATGTCCGAGCACGCGCCCCGGGTCACCACGGTGAAGATCCCGGTCGACAAGATCGGCATGGTGATCGGGCCGAAGGGCCAGACGATCAACGCGATCCAGGACGAGACCGGCGCGGACATCTCGATCGAGGACGACGGCACCATCTACGTCGGTGCCACCAACGGGCCGGCTGCGGAAGCCGCCGTCGAGCGGATCAACGCGATCGCCAACCCCACCCTGCCGAAGATCGGCGACAAGTTCCTCGGCACGGTGGTCAAGACGGCCGCCTTCGGCGCGTTCGTCTCACTGCTGCCCGGCCGCGACGGCCTGCTGCACATCTCCAAGGTCGGCGACGGCAAGCGGGTCGAGCGGGTCGAGGACTACCTCAACGTCGGCGACAAGGTCGAGGTCCAGATCGCCGACATCGACGCCCGAGGCAAGATCTACCTGGACAAGGTACGCCCGGAAGGCGCGGAACCGCCGGCGGCGGTCGACGGCGACGGTGCCGGGGAGCGCCCGGCCAGCCGGGACCGGGCCGACCGTGGCCCCCGTGACCGGGGTGACCGGGAGCGCGGCGAGCGCGGACCCAGCCGGGGCGACGGCGACGGTGGGGGCGAGCAGCGGCGGCGCCGTAACCGCCACAGCTGA